Proteins encoded within one genomic window of Geotalea daltonii FRC-32:
- a CDS encoding aminotransferase, with amino-acid sequence MKFTISDQISRVHFPPISEVKGWLAAARPDLPLIDLCQAVPDYPPATALTEYLAGLISDPLIARYSPDEGLPEVREAICARYGRTYGANLDPAQLCLTIGASQAFWLAMVTLCREGDEVILPLPAYFDHPMALEILGICPVYVPFDEAAGGLPSVSCMESLITSRTRAILLVTPSNPTGVVTPPEIIHQLHALAARHGIALVLDETYCDFIAGGARPHDLFTMSGWGDNFVHIASFGKTYALTGYRAGMLAASAQFIHHALKAQDTMAVCQPRITQHAVGFGAENLDGWVRQNRVMMEERHDCFCHEFTKPGNAFELVASGTFFGWVRHPFAGRTGREVAKKLVEEAGLLTLPGEVFGPGLTDYLRLAFGNIRKDFIAEAVQRFRDFQPAQW; translated from the coding sequence ATGAAGTTTACCATCAGTGATCAGATCAGCAGGGTGCATTTTCCCCCGATTTCCGAAGTAAAGGGGTGGCTGGCGGCAGCTCGACCTGACCTGCCGCTCATCGATCTTTGTCAGGCTGTTCCCGATTATCCGCCGGCCACTGCTCTTACCGAATATCTGGCTGGCTTGATCAGCGATCCTCTCATTGCCAGGTATTCTCCGGACGAGGGACTCCCTGAGGTGCGGGAGGCGATCTGCGCCCGCTATGGCCGTACCTATGGGGCCAACCTTGATCCGGCGCAGCTGTGCCTGACCATCGGCGCCAGTCAGGCCTTCTGGCTTGCCATGGTTACCCTGTGCCGGGAAGGGGACGAGGTGATCCTTCCTCTTCCCGCTTACTTCGATCATCCCATGGCCCTGGAGATTCTTGGTATCTGCCCTGTCTATGTTCCCTTTGATGAGGCTGCAGGGGGGCTGCCTTCAGTTTCCTGCATGGAATCCCTGATTACATCACGCACCAGGGCCATTCTCCTTGTGACGCCCAGTAATCCCACTGGTGTCGTGACCCCGCCGGAAATCATCCACCAACTTCATGCATTAGCTGCCAGACATGGCATTGCTCTGGTCCTTGATGAAACCTATTGCGATTTCATTGCCGGTGGAGCCCGGCCCCACGACCTTTTTACCATGAGTGGCTGGGGGGACAACTTCGTCCATATTGCCTCCTTCGGCAAAACCTATGCCCTTACCGGTTACCGGGCCGGCATGCTGGCAGCCTCTGCACAGTTCATCCACCATGCATTGAAGGCACAGGATACCATGGCTGTCTGTCAGCCAAGGATCACCCAGCATGCGGTTGGCTTCGGTGCGGAGAATCTGGATGGATGGGTAAGGCAGAATAGGGTGATGATGGAAGAGCGGCATGACTGCTTCTGCCATGAATTTACCAAGCCTGGCAATGCCTTTGAGCTCGTCGCCAGCGGTACTTTTTTCGGCTGGGTGCGGCACCCCTTTGCCGGCAGGACCGGCAGGGAAGTGGCAAAAAAGCTGGTTGAAGAGGCAGGACTACTGACTCTGCCCGGGGAAGTCTTTGGTCCGGGCCTGACCGATTATCTGCGGCTGGCTTTCGGCAACATTCGAAAGGACTTTATTGCCGAAGCGGTGCAGAGATTCCGTGATTTTCAACCCGCCCAATGGTGA
- a CDS encoding sensor histidine kinase yields the protein MQGNVRDMRRQKVIDRQEQLENLVSIKSTELCQLNQRLNKEIHDRQEAEKKVQNLRVELERRVRERTRRLETANQELESFSFAVSHDLRSPLTSIIGFSNALLEDCGDSLSDQACQYMERIIAASDRMKGKIEALLNFSRMNLTELSVSQVDLSQIALDIMRDLSETSPRDNLQLEITAGLTTMADKVLLRAVLENLLGNAWKYTARKDKTVIRFGAKDLAGGKVYFVSDNGAGFDMEHADKLFEPFQRLHRIDEFEGNGIGLTTVKRIIRHHGGRVWAEAAVDQGATFYFTIGRVENHGISAPLRQ from the coding sequence GTGCAGGGAAATGTTCGGGATATGAGAAGACAGAAGGTGATCGACCGTCAGGAGCAGTTGGAGAATCTGGTCTCGATAAAAAGCACTGAACTATGTCAGTTGAATCAGCGACTCAACAAAGAGATTCATGATCGGCAGGAAGCGGAAAAAAAGGTTCAGAACTTGCGGGTGGAACTGGAAAGGCGAGTGAGGGAACGCACCAGACGGTTGGAAACTGCAAATCAGGAACTGGAATCTTTCAGTTTTGCCGTTTCCCATGACCTGCGTTCACCACTGACCAGTATCATCGGCTTCAGCAACGCCTTGCTGGAGGATTGCGGCGATAGTCTCAGTGATCAGGCCTGTCAGTATATGGAGAGAATCATCGCCGCCTCTGACAGAATGAAAGGAAAGATCGAGGCTCTGCTCAATTTTTCGAGAATGAATCTGACTGAATTGTCAGTATCCCAGGTGGACCTGAGCCAGATAGCCCTGGACATTATGCGGGATTTGAGTGAAACATCGCCACGGGACAATCTTCAATTAGAGATAACTGCCGGATTAACAACAATGGCGGACAAGGTACTGCTACGTGCCGTCCTGGAAAATCTGCTTGGGAATGCCTGGAAGTACACTGCCAGGAAGGACAAGACTGTCATCAGGTTCGGAGCAAAAGACCTTGCCGGGGGAAAGGTTTATTTTGTTTCCGACAACGGAGCAGGATTCGACATGGAGCATGCGGACAAGCTGTTCGAGCCGTTCCAGAGGTTGCATCGTATAGATGAATTTGAAGGGAACGGCATCGGCCTCACAACGGTCAAGCGCATTATTCGTCATCATGGAGGCAGGGTCTGGGCTGAGGCTGCCGTTGACCAAGGCGCTACCTTCTATTTCACCATTGGGCGGGTTGAAAATCACGGAATCTCTGCACCGCTTCGGCAATAA